Proteins co-encoded in one Conger conger chromosome 4, fConCon1.1, whole genome shotgun sequence genomic window:
- the sgta gene encoding small glutamine-rich tetratricopeptide repeat-containing protein alpha produces MSDTKRLAFSIIQFLHNQLDSGGLSSDAQESLEVAIQCLETAFSVSAEDKSLAIEQTLPELFASASVTHPQTPQVNVNSFSVAPTDEEVAEAERLKTEGNEKMKEENFSEAMLYYSKAIEINPQNAVYYCNRAAAYSKLGNYAGAVQDCELAIGIDPNYSKAYGRMGLALASLNKHTEAVEFYRKALELDPENDTYKSNLKIAEQKMREAPSPTVGMGGADLAGLLNNPGFMNMASTLMTNPQVQQMVSGMMSGSYGSTGATAAPGGPAGMGMGPGGAGPGDLSGLIYAGQQFAQQMQQQNPELIEQLRNQVRSRPPSSSNEEQP; encoded by the exons ATGTCAGATACAAAGCGTCTTGCATTCTCCATCATTCAGTTTCTCCACAATCAGCTTGACAGCGGAGGCCTATCTTCAGATGCGCAGGAAAGCTTAGAAG TTGCTATCCAGTGCCTGGAGACAGCGTTTAGTGTCTCTGCCGAAGACAAGAGCCTAGCAATTGAACAGACATTGCCAGAGCTTTTTGCATCAGCTTCAGTCACG catcCACAGACCCCTCAGGTAAATGTCAACTCTTTCTCAGTCGCCCCAACGGATGAAGAGGTTGCGGAGGCAGAGAGGCTCAAAACAGAAG GAAATGAGAAGATGAAGGAGGAGAATTTCAGCGAAGCTATGTTATACTACTCCAAGGCCATTGAGATAAATCCACAGAATGCAGTTTACTACTGTAACAG GGCTGCAGCGTACAGTAAACTGGGGAACTATGCAGGAGCTGTGCAGGACTGTGAACTGGCCATCGGAATTGACCCCAACTACAGCAAAGCTTATGGCAGAATGGG GTTGGCCCTGGCGAgtttaaacaaacacacagaagctGTTGAATTCTACCGGAAAGCACTGGAGCTGGATCCAGAAAATGACACCTATAAATCAAATCTAAAAATCGCTGAGCAGAAAATGAGAGAAGCACCGAGTCCA ACCGTTGGAATGGGTGGGGCTGATCTGGCAGGCTTGCTCAATAACCCAGGGTTCATGAATATG GCTTCTACTCTAATGACAAACCCACAAGTGCAGCAAAT GGTCTCGGGAATGATGTCAGGGTCATATGGCTCAACTGGGGCCACAGCTGCCCCTGGGGGCCCCGCTGGAATGGGCATGGGGCCCGGTGGTGCGGGGCCCGGTGACCTCTCTGGCCTCATCTATGC gggccAGCAATTTGCGCAGCAGATGCAGCAGCAGAACCCCGAGCTCATCGAACAGCTGAGGAACCAGGTTCGCAGTCGGCCTCCCAGTTCCAGCAACGAGGAGCAGCCTTGA